A part of Sugiyamaella lignohabitans strain CBS 10342 chromosome D, complete sequence genomic DNA contains:
- the TAF2 gene encoding Taf2p (TFIID subunit (150 kDa); involved in RNA polymerase II transcription initiation; GO_component: GO:0005634 - nucleus [Evidence IEA,IEA]; GO_component: GO:0005669 - transcription factor TFIID complex [Evidence IDA] [PMID 10788514]; GO_component: GO:0005669 - transcription factor TFIID complex [Evidence IDA] [PMID 15448131]; GO_function: GO:0001075 - RNA polymerase II core promoter sequence-specific DNA binding transcription factor activity involved in preinitiation complex assembly [Evidence IC] [PMID 15448131]; GO_function: GO:0003682 - chromatin binding [Evidence IDA] [PMID 10818000]; GO_function: GO:0003682 - chromatin binding [Evidence IDA] [PMID 12600943]; GO_process: GO:0051123 - RNA polymerase II transcriptional preinitiation complex assembly [Evidence IC] [PMID 10788514]; GO_process: GO:0006355 - regulation of transcription, DNA-templated [Evidence IEA]; GO_process: GO:0006366 - transcription from RNA polymerase II promoter [Evidence IDA] [PMID 12138208]; GO_process: GO:0006366 - transcription from RNA polymerase II promoter [Evidence IDA] [PMID 15448131]; GO_process: GO:0006351 - transcription, DNA-templated [Evidence IEA]): MSNMFLRRLLGNNEYRFRLKTRAEEICRQDIGRAPIGNPNFTFPIAEKDLAFLKLKAPVVLFILDRRMTKTDRSLGLSRVLPKLFLQSMSGDLNSCLSTVHFIKLCERVSHNRLEQFFDQWVFGSGYPIFRVTQRFNKKRMIVEMGIRQVQATELDSEKVDAGTFLDDASKSVDRDKDVSSGADGANGFGNDIGTGLGGVAPGFGGIGGIANGLGGNTGVVGGVGGGGMGGPGANGVYPIQPIFTGPMTIRIHEADGTPYEHVVDLKDSFTKLDIQYNTKYKRLRRNQRGTTNTSAKSQHDVIDFNAIQDDDENPGSGVLLHCLGDVLQSDKDMQEWRLSDWGKDEEERMYNEAFEWMRVDSDFEWICKIYINQPDYMYVSQLQQDRDVIAQCEAVSFFRDLKPSKLYSTFLVRTLMDRRYYYGIRVQAALALVKMAVEEVDYIGKYHLLKAFQELFCFEGSNIPAANNFSDFPTYFVQKALLRALSQVTDSRGNSPIDVQRFLLDVLRYNENSTNPFSDCFYVSELIGAIVDSIKGGDNRVGSRRPRSDPESKQLLKQAVAEIERCERMDRWIPSFQNMITVKVINEKRRLAWHGLINVNPAELIHYTRPGNNPDVRLAAFKSLMSLGGLKMGSIVEYLVYVIIHEPSARVQNGLIDLIGQVISEIAVNGEAKNTIDGTDSSKQIESATEAEEEAGGLTIVESGVLSARKDALARTTLTGAIEMLRKTFEPSKDTTTNTKPANQDGQSNAFANGIWQLLLSTDVASILEKKRLLQICSVLYESLNSYIVSLPIPRASRLVAKRVGDSQIVIKREDRHKPKKIVLATGSGSATPHVQASTTPSAAASSPSITTPSTAITVNGGGNTSSHVPAVTAIKPTPTTTAPPVVKRQYKKKSLASSDSSVSATGPLASSDATPSTAPAVITKPKSEIIKLGLSKPGRPVTSSTKTSKNGQSVIFKFKIPPHATQLQAAAASAAMPYVPITNLEPATQNGHNPPASKPTKPKVTIKFKM; this comes from the coding sequence ATGTCCAACATGTTTCTGAGGCGACTTCTCGGGAATAATGAGTACAGATTCCGACTGAAAACAAGGGCTGAGGAGATCTGTAGACAAGATATTGGCAGAGCACCAATTGGAAACCCCAATTTCACATTTCCCATTGCAGAGAAGGATCTGGCGTTTCTTAAATTGAAAGCGCCAgtggttttatttatattagACAGACGAATGACCAAGACAGACAGGTCGCTGGGACTTTCACGAGTACTTCCTAAACTGTTTTTGCAGTCCATGTCAGGAGACTTGAATTCGTGTCTCAGCACTGTGCATTTCATAAAGCTTTGTGAGAGAGTGAGTCACAACCGACTAGAACAGTTTTTTGATCAGTGGGTGTTTGGTTCAGGATATCCTATTTTCCGAGTTACTCAACGATTTaataaaaagagaatgatTGTGGAAATGGGTATTCGACAGGTGCAAGCAACTGAATTGGACAGTGAAAAAGTCGATGCCGGGACGTTTCTGGATGATGCCAGTAAAAGTGTAGATAGGGATAAAGATGTTAGTAGTGGTGCAGATGGTGCTAATGGATTTGGAAACGACATTGGAACGGGATTAGGAGGTGTTGCTCCTGGGTTCGGAGGTATTGGTGGCATTGCTAATGGTCTCGGTGGAAACACTGGTGTcgttggtggtgttggtggtggtggtatggGTGGTCCTGGAGCTAATGGAGTATATCCGATTCAACCTATTTTCACTGGACCAATGACAATTCGAATTCACGAGGCAGATGGAACCCCGTATGAGCATGTGGTGGATCTTAAAGACAGTTTCACGAAACTGGATATTCAGTACAATACCAAGTATAAACGACTACGGCGGAACCAGCGTGGTACAACGAATACCAGCGCCAAGTCACAGCACGACGTTATTGACTTTAACGCGATTCAGGACGATGACGAGAATCCTGGCAGTGGAGTGTTGCTTCACTGTCTAGGGGACGTGCTGCAATCTGATAAAGACATGCAAGAATGGAGGCTCAGCGACTGGGGGAAAGACGAGGAGGAGCGAATGTATAATGAAGCATTCGAATGGATGAGAGTGGACTCTGATTTCGAATGGATTTGTAAAATCTACATCAACCAGCCGGATTATATGTACGTTTCACAGCTGCAACAAGACAGAGATGTTATAGCGCAGTGTGAAGCAGTGAGCTTTTTTCGGGACCTCAAACCCAGTAAACTATACTCGACGTTTCTAGTTCGCACGTTGATGGATCGCAGATATTATTATGGCATTCGAGTGCAAGCGGCGTTGGCACTCGTCAAAATGGCAGTGGAAGAAGTCGATTATATCGGAAAATACCACCTGTTAAAGGCGTTTCAAGAGCTGTTCTGTTTTGAAGGTTCGAACATTCCAGCTGCtaataatttttcagaCTTCCCCACATACTTTGTACAAAAGGCTCTACTTCGAGCTCTTTCGCAAGTAACCGATTCCAGAGGTAACTCGCCAATCGATGTACAACGCTTTTTACTAGACGTGCTTCGATATAACGAGAACTCGACCAATCCGTTCTCAGACTGTTTCTATGTCTCCGAACTGATTGGTGCTATTGTGGATTCGATCAAAGGAGGAGACAACCGAGTGGGTTCGAGACGACCGAGATCGGATCCCGAATCTAAACAGCTGCTCAAACAAGCCGTTGCAGAAATTGAACGGTGTGAACGAATGGACAGATGGATCCCTTCATTTCAAAACATGATCACTGTCAAAGTCATCAACGAGAAAAGACGACTGGCATGGCACGGACTTATCAATGTTAACCCTGCCGAACTAATACATTATACGCGACCTGGTAACAATCCCGACGTGAGACTTGCTGCATTCAAGAGTCTCATGAGTTTAGGGGGATTGAAAATGGGTTCAATAGTCGAGTATCTTGTATATGTGATAATCCACGAGCCGTCAGCACGAGTTCAAAACGGGCTAATCGATCTTATTGGCCAGGTTATCAGCGAGATAGCTGTGAATGGCGAGGCCAAGAATACCATTGATGGCACTGATTCTAGCAAACAGATTGAATCTGCTACAGAAGCCGAGGAAGAAGCTGGTGGATTGACCATTGTCGAGTCTGGCGTACTATCAGCACGAAAAGATGCCCTTGCCAGAACGACACTCACTGGCGCAATTGAAATGCTACGTAAGACGTTTGAACCTAGCAAagataccaccaccaacaccaaacCTGCCAACCAGGATGGGCAATCCAATGCGTTTGCCAATGGTATCTGGCAATTGCTACTCAGTACAGATGTTGCCAGTATCCTCGAGAAGAAACGACTGCTGCAAATCTGTAGTGTTCTGTACGAATCACTCAACAGCTACATTGTGTCACTGCCCATTCCACGAGCCAGTAGATTAGTGGCTAAACGAGTTGGCGACAGCCAGATTGTTATAAAGCGAGAAGACCGACACAAACCCAAGAAAATCGTTCTTGCTACTGGCAGTGGAAGTGCGACTCCACACGTTCAAGCATCCACAACACCCTCTGCTGCCGCATCTTCTCCCTCTATTACCACACCCAGTACTGCTATCACTGTCAATGGAGGTGGAAACACCAGCTCACATGTTCCAGCCGTAACCGCAATAAAACCCACGCCGACGACCACAGCACCTCCAGTGGTCAAAAGACAGTACAAAAAGAAGTCACTCGCATCATCTGACTCATCCGTTTCAGCAACAGGACCATTAGCATCATCAGACGCGACTCCATCCACTGCACCAGCTGTTATCACGAAACCGAAGTCGGAAATCATCAAACTCGGACTCAGTAAGCCCGGCCGACCGGTGACATCATCAACCAAAACCAGTAAAAACGGCCAGTCTGTGAtattcaagttcaaaatcCCGCCACATGCCACACAACTccaagcagcagcagcgtcTGCTGCCATGCCATACGTGCCCATCACGAACCTCGAACCGGCCACCCAAAACGGCCACAACCCACCTGCCAGCAAACCCACGAAACCAAAAGTGACtatcaaattcaaaatgtAA
- the TAF2 gene encoding Taf2p (TFIID subunit (150 kDa); involved in RNA polymerase II transcription initiation; GO_component: GO:0005634 - nucleus [Evidence IEA,IEA]; GO_component: GO:0005669 - transcription factor TFIID complex [Evidence IDA] [PMID 10788514]; GO_component: GO:0005669 - transcription factor TFIID complex [Evidence IDA] [PMID 15448131]; GO_function: GO:0001075 - RNA polymerase II core promoter sequence-specific DNA binding transcription factor activity involved in preinitiation complex assembly [Evidence IC] [PMID 15448131]; GO_function: GO:0003682 - chromatin binding [Evidence IDA] [PMID 10818000]; GO_function: GO:0003682 - chromatin binding [Evidence IDA] [PMID 12600943]; GO_process: GO:0051123 - RNA polymerase II transcriptional preinitiation complex assembly [Evidence IC] [PMID 10788514]; GO_process: GO:0006355 - regulation of transcription, DNA-templated [Evidence IEA]; GO_process: GO:0006366 - transcription from RNA polymerase II promoter [Evidence IDA] [PMID 12138208]; GO_process: GO:0006366 - transcription from RNA polymerase II promoter [Evidence IDA] [PMID 15448131]; GO_process: GO:0006351 - transcription, DNA-templated [Evidence IEA]): MDGYGGIDRGFRVAHQKISIDVDLTNKWIRGWTELTIIPTDVGLKQITLDCRNSRIENVLINGRKASFEHVDALRNAKMPSSTSVHQHHFYAKQIDGLLRDTLPGELVMQLPKGLKVVPQEDASLASSSLASLSRWVSPDMMICHPLTVKIDFSTYGSTSGFRFVGGADSNLKRQFWHAYTTHDPLGQSTSSWLPCVDGLWELSTWELQVSVPRTVGTPETNKKSDAPENKPTDAMDVDSTNNENPNDLERENENENENENEDDDGDSEESELDIIVVCNNATPSEVSTATPIPLTAGHPTPDSSAARGAAGSGAEPQPPEAMPTPKPSKLTQHRRFIRSTRAKK; encoded by the coding sequence ATGGATGGCTATGGCGGCATTGATCGCGGGTTCCGAGTCGCTCATCAGAAGATATCGATAGATGTTGATCTAACGAACAAATGGATTCGAGGTTGGACTGAATTGACCATCATTCCGACTGATGTTGGTCTGAAGCAAATCACTCTTGATTGTCGCAATAGTAGGATTGAGAATGTGCTAATAAATGGTAGAAAAGCCTCTTTTGAACATGTGGACGCGCTTCGCAATGCCAAAATGCCTTCGTCCACCTCTGTTCACCAACATCATTTCTACGCCAAACAAATCGACGGTCTACTTCGTGATACTCTACCTGGCGAGCTTGTGATGCAGCTGCCAAAAGGGCTTAAAGTGGTACCTCAAGAAGACGCTTCGCTTGCGAGCTCGTCACTAGCATCTCTATCGCGATGGGTTTCACCAGATATGATGATCTGTCACCCGTTGACCGTCAAGATCGATTTCAGTACATATGGAAGCACCTCCGGGTTCAGATTTGTCGGTGGTGCTGATAGCAATCTAAAAAGACAATTCTGGCATGCGTACACGACACACGATCCACTTGGCCAGTcgaccagcagctggctgCCCTGTGTAGACGGGTTGTGGGAGCTCAGCACCTGGGAGCTACAAGTGTCTGTTCCGCGAACTGTAGGCACGCCagaaacaaataaaaaatcagATGCACCTGAAAATAAGCCCACAGATGCTATGGATGTTGACAGTACAAATAACGAGAACCCAAACGACttagaaagagaaaatgagAACGAGAATGAGAACGAaaacgaagacgacgacggaGACTCCGAGGAGTCGGAACTCGATATCATAGTCGTATGCAATAATGCCACACCATCAGAGGTAAGCACCGCAACCCCCATTCCCCTAACAGCTGGACACcccacacccgactcgagcgcagcgagaggagcagcggggtctggggcggagccccagccgccggaggccatGCCCACCCCGAAACCAAGTAAACTAACACAACACAGGAGATTCATCCGTTCGACGCGAGCAAAAAAGTGA
- the YHC3 gene encoding Yhc3p (Protein required for the ATP-dependent transport of arginine; vacuolar membrane protein; involved in the ATP-dependent transport of arginine into the vacuole and possibly in balancing ion homeostasis; homolog of human CLN3 involved in Batten disease (juvenile onset neuronal ceroid lipofuscinosis); GO_component: GO:0000324 - fungal-type vacuole [Evidence IDA] [PMID 10319861]; GO_component: GO:0000324 - fungal-type vacuole [Evidence IDA] [PMID 9753630]; GO_component: GO:0000329 - fungal-type vacuole membrane [Evidence IBA]; GO_component: GO:0016021 - integral component of membrane [Evidence IEA]; GO_component: GO:0016021 - integral component of membrane [Evidence ISM] [PMID 12192589]; GO_component: GO:0031301 - integral component of organelle membrane [Evidence IBA]; GO_component: GO:0016020 - membrane [Evidence IEA,IEA]; GO_component: GO:0005774 - vacuolar membrane [Evidence IEA]; GO_component: GO:0005773 - vacuole [Evidence IEA]; GO_function: GO:0003674 - molecular_function [Evidence ND]; GO_process: GO:0006865 - amino acid transport [Evidence IEA]; GO_process: GO:0015809 - arginine transport [Evidence IMP] [PMID 14660799]; GO_process: GO:0015819 - lysine transport [Evidence IMP] [PMID 14660799]; GO_process: GO:0051453 - regulation of intracellular pH [Evidence IMP] [PMID 10191121]; GO_process: GO:0051453 - regulation of intracellular pH [Evidence IMP] [PMID 10319861]; GO_process: GO:0051453 - regulation of intracellular pH [Evidence IMP] [PMID 16423829]; GO_process: GO:0006810 - transport [Evidence IEA]; GO_process: GO:0007034 - vacuolar transport [Evidence IBA]; GO_process: GO:0007033 - vacuole organization [Evidence IBA]): MVPYWFRIYLLILLSFTGMISIAFCEGLPQRLFGIALASASSGLGEISFLQLTHFYDSWSLGGFSSGTGAAGLVGSFVFMMLTSWMGITTKTSLIMFSLVPILFAVVYKWVLPSSEGSRDHSRDYTPVQGNLPDYDEPLTSSHNHSPTAHQSAVDVSEQPDFSAAADEESAIDKPVHGSIDVARTLQRLRPLVVPFM; encoded by the coding sequence ATGGTTCCATACTGGTTCAGGATATACCTGTTGATTCTACTCAGTTTCACGGGCATGATCTCGATCGCGTTCTGTGAAGGTCTTCCCCAACGTCTGTTTGGAATTGCCCTGGCATCAGCGTCTTCAGGTCTTGGAGAGATCTCGTTTCTGCAATTGACACATTTCTACGACTCATGGTCGCTTGGCGGGTTCAGTTCaggaacaggagcagcaggtcTTGTTGGCAGTTTTGTGTTCATGATGCTCACTTCATGGATGggcatcaccaccaaaactTCCCTGATCATGTTCAGTCTAGTACCCATTCTATTTGCTGTTGTATATAAATGGGTTCTCCCATCGTCCGAGGGCTCACGAGACCATTCTCGTGATTATACACCAGTCCAAGGAAACCTTCCTGACTACGACGAACCGCTTACTTCGAGTCACAATCACAGTCCAACGGCCCATCAATcagctgttgatgtttCCGAACAACCTGatttttctgctgctgctgatgaagaatctGCTATTGATAAACCCGTTCACGGATCAATTGACGTGGCTCGAACCCTCCAACGACTACGGCCACTAGTCGTTCCGTTCATGTAA